CCTTTCAGGTCCACTACCGTAGCTTCAAGGTACTCAAACTCAGCAGCGCCAGGATGATCGCGATGATCCAGAATCGCACCACGACTTTCGGCTCTTCCCATCCCTTGAGCTCGAAGTGGTGGTGAATCGGCGCCATCAAGAACACGCGCTTGCCCCGCGATTTGAACGACGCCACTTGAAAGATCACGGACAGGGCTTCGATCACGAACAACCCGCCCACCAGCAGCAGAAGCAACTCGTGTTTGGACACCACCGCCACCAGACCCAGCGCCGCACCGAGCGGCAGCGAACCCACGTCGCCCATGAACACGGTGGCGGGATAGGTGTTGAACCACAAGAACCCGAGGCTCGCGCCGATCATCGCACCGCAGAACACGGCCAGCTCCCCGGACCCCTCGATGTAGGAGATCAGCAGGTAGTCGGCGATCTTGCGGTGTCCGGCCGCGTACGCCACGATCATGTACGCGGTGGCGGCCACGATGACCGGACCGATCGCCAACCCGTCGAGCCCGTCCGTCAGGTTGACGGCATTGGAGGCTCCGACGACCACCAGTAGCACCAACGCGGGGTAGAACCAGCCCAGGTCGAGTTGCGCCGTCTTGAAAAACGGGAGTGCGATCTGCGTCGAAAACCCCGGGGCCTGAGCCAGCACGGCTGCGGCCACCGAAGCCACGAGCACTTGGAGCGAAAATTTGTACCGCGGGATCAAACCCCGCGAGTGGCGCTTGACGACTTTGAGGTAGTCGTCCCAAAAGCCGATGAGTCCGAACCCGACCGTGGCGAGGAGTACCACCCACACGTATCGATTCGTCAAATCGGTCCACAACACGGTCGAGCACACCACGGCAATCAAGATGAGGAGGCCGCCCATCGTGGGCGTTCCCGACTTGACCTGGTGCGACTTGGGTCCTTCTTCCCGGATCTGCTGACCGATGTGCAGGCGCTGCAGCCAACGAATGATGGCGGGCCCGAGCAGGAAACTGATGACCAACGCGGTCAACACTGCGTAGATCGTGCGAAACGTGATGTAGCGAAAGACGTTGAGGAACGCGAAGTCGGTGTGCAGGGGATACAGAAGGTGATAGAACATCCGCGCTCGCTGTTATGAGGAGGAGGGGGCCGCCGGCGCGGGTGCGCCGACGCCCAGTCCCTCCGCCACGTACTCCAACCCCACTCGCCGCGACCCTTTGACCAAGACCAAATCCCCGGGCCGGCTCCACGCCGCGATCACGGGGAGCGCCTCGCCCGCGGTCTCTACCCACGCGATCGCGCGGGCCGGCATGCCCGCTTTGATCGCCTCGTCCGCGAGCCACCGCGCGGCAGGGCCCACCGCGACCAGGCCGTCGAGCGAGGCGCGCGCCGCGGCCCGCCCCACTTCGCGGTGCAGCGCCTCCGAGGCCTCGCCGAGTTCTCGCATCTCCCCCAACACCGCCCAAACGCGGCCCGCGCCCCGCAACCGACCGACGGTTTCCAGCGCCCGCTCCATCGACGAGGGGTTCGCGTTGTAGGCGTCGTTGAACACGTCGACGCCGGCCGGCGTCGACACGAGCTCGCTCCGCATCCGGGCGGGCCGGAACGACTCCAGGCCGCTCCGAATGGTGTCGAGGTCCACGCCCAGCGCCACCGCGACGGCCGCCGCGGCCACGGCGTTGGACGCGTTGTGACGTCCGACGACGGGGATGAAGCACTGCACCGCCGACCCGGCGTAGCGGATCTCCACGCGCGTGCCCGACCGCGCGACCTCTTCGACGATGCCCCCATGCACGTCCGCGGTACGCAGCCCGAACGTCAGCGACTCGCAGCGCAGGTGCTTGCGGAGTCCGGCCACCCGAGGGTCATCCGCGTTCAACACCGCCATCCCGTCGGCGGGCAATGCTGCGAACAACTCCCCCTTGGCGCGCGCCACCTCCTCGACCCCCCCGAACCCTTCGAGGTGGGCGTGTCCCACGTTGGTGATCACGCCCACGGTGGGGCGCGCGATCTCGCACAGGCGCGTCATCTCCCCGGGGTGATTGACGCCCAGCTCCACCACCGCGACGCGGTGCGCCGCGGACAGTCCCAAGAGGGTGAGCGGCACTCCGATGTGGTTATTGAGATTCCCCTGCGTCTTGAGCACGCCGCCGCGGCGCGCCAGGATCGCCGCCGTCATTTCCTTGGTGGTGGTCTTTCCGTTGCTTCCGGTCACGCCGATGAGCGGGATCACGAACCGCGCGCGATACGCCGCCGCGGCATCCTGGAGTGCGCGCAGGGGGTCGGCCACCGCGATGATGACGACGTCGCGGCCCCGCCAGACCCCGGAGGCGGGTACCGACGCATCGGCCACCACCGCCCCGCACGCGCCCGCCGCGAGCGCGTCCGCCACGAACACCGCACCGTCGAAGCGCTCGCCCTTGAGCGCCCAAAACACCGCGCCCCGCGGGAGCCGCCTGGTGTCGGTCGAAATCGCCTCGATCCGCGCGTCCGGCCGACCGGCCACGATCCGGCCCCTCACCACCTCCGCCAATTCACTCGCCAGAAACATCTCGCTCCCGTTCATCAGCGTCACGCGGACTGCGCGCGAACCGCAAGTCGCCGTTCAATCGCGTCTTTCGCAACCGCCCGGTCGTCGAACGACAGGCGCCGCGAACCGATGAGTTGATAATCCTCGTGCCCTTTTCCCGCAATGACCACCAGATCGCCAGCCTCGGCGGTCTGTACCGCGCGCTCGATCGCTTCCCGCCGGTCGGGCAAGGTCAGGTACGGCTGACGCGAAAACGCCGACGGGCGGCCCGGTGGCCGGGCCGACACCTCGTCGCGGATGCCGCCCTCGATCGCCTCGATGATGGCCAGCGGGTCTTCACCCCGCGGGTTGTCCGACGTGAGGATGACCAAGTCGCTCGCGCGAGCCGCCACGCGCCCCATCGGCGCGCGTTTGCCGGGATCGCGATCGCCCCCGCACCCAAACACGGTGATGAGGCGACCGCGGCAGAGTTCGCGGGCCACGGCCAAGACCCGGCGCAGCGCGTCCTCGGTGTGCGCGTAATCCACTACCACGGTGAAGTCCTGCCCCACGTCGACCTTGTCGAACCGGCCCGGAACCCTGATCATCGCGGCGATCCCCTCGCGGACCGCTTTCGGCGGAACGTCTTGCCCGACCGCCACCGCAGTCGCCGCAAGGAGGTTCGAGAGATTATACGACCCGATCAACGGCGAGGTCAGGTCCAGTTGGCCCTTCGGGGTGCGCACTCGACACCGGATACCGTCCACCGAGGACGACACCGATGCGGGATAGACATCGGCCCCTGAATCGAGGCCGAAGGTCCACACCGGCGCGCCCGACGCCCGAGCCATCTCGTTCCAACGCGGGTCGTCGCGGTTGATCACGGCCAGGCGGGGCCGCACCTTCGGGTTGTCCTCGCCCAGCGCTTCGAACAGCCGGCGCTTCGCCGCGGCGTACGCGTCCATCGTGCCGTGGAAGTCCAGGTGATCCTGCGTGAGGTTCGTAAACACCCCGACGTCGAAGGCACAGCCCGCCACGCGGTCCTGTGCCAGGGCGTGGGAGGAGACTTCCATCACCACGTCGGTGACGGACCGCGCCACCATTTCCGCCAGCAGCGCCTGTAGAGTTTCGGCGTCGGGCGTGGTGTGCGGCGCAGGACGGATCTCCTCTCCGACCGCGTACGACACCGTGCCGAGCAGACCGGTGGAGCGCCCCGCCGCCTGGTAGATCGCCCGGATGAGATGCGTGGTCGTGGTTTTGCCGTTGGTGCCGGTCACGCCGACCAGACCGAGCCGATGCGAGGGATCGCCCCATGCGCGAGCCACCACCCGTCCGAACCATCCGGCGCCCGCAGGGACGATGAGCCGCACCAGACGCGGCGGTCCCGCCACCGCCCGGATCGCTTTGCCGTCCTCGCCTGCCACTGCGACCGCCCCGCGGACGACGGCTTCGCGGAGAAACTGATGACCGTCCTGACGGACGCCGCGTAGCGCCGCGAACAGCGCCCCGGGAATCACCCGACGCGAATCCGCGGTCACCAGCGTGATCTCGGGATCGGTATCGCCCGGCGTGGTGATGCCGGGGATGCCACGAAGCAACTCGCTGAGCCGGCGGGGAGCCCTCATTGCCACGCCACGCGGGTCACGTGTTGCGGCGGTGCGGGCGCGTCGCGCGGCGCGCTCAGATAACGCAGCGTCGCCTCGGTCACCCGAGCAAACACCGGACCGGCCACCGTGCCCCCCCAGGTCCGGCCGCGCGGATTCTCCAGCACCACGGCTACTACCACCGCGGGCGCACGCGACGGCGCAAACCCCACGAACGACGTGACCTCCCGGTCGAACGAGTACCGGCCGGTCTCCGGATCCACCTGTTCCGCCGTGCCCGTCTTGCCCGCCACCCGCACGCCCTCGATCGCCGCCAGAGCCCCGGTCCCGCCGGGCTCGACCACGCCTTCGAGCAGCCGAGTCATGACCGCCGCGGTTCGTTCCGACATCACGCGCGGACCCGACGCGTCCTCCGACGGCCCCGCGACCCCCCGGCCCTCGGAGCCCTCCACCCGGACCACGAGGTGAGGTCTGACGAGGCGACCGCCGTTGGCGACCGCGGCGTAGGCCGCGACCAGTTGGAGCGGCGTGGCCATGAGTTCCTGGCCGATGGCGATGGTCGCGGCGGAGCGTTTGGACCAGCGGGCGACCGGCGGGACCCGGCCCGGCGCCTCCCCGCCCAGGTCGATCCCGGTTTTTCTGCCAAACCCGAACGCGGCAATGGCGCGCGCCAACCGTTCGTCGCCGAGGCGAAGCGCAATCTTGGCGGTCCCGATGTTGCTGGACTTGGTGATCACGTCGGTGAACGGCACCCGGCCGAGCGGTTCGTGGTCGTGCAACACGCCGCCCGGCATCACCCAGCGCCCGTTCTCACAGTCGATGATCTCGTTGGGTCGGACCAGGCCGGCTTCCAGCGCCGCGACCGCGGTGACGAGCTTGAACGTCGAGCCGGGCTCGAAGGCGTCGGTGATCGCGCGGTTGCGCCACTGCGCGGGGCTCGAATAGTCGACGGCGTTGGGGTTGAACGTGGGGCGCACCGCCAGAGCCAGGATGCCGCCGTCCCACGGATCCATCACGATCAACGAGCCGCTCTCAGCCCCGCTGTCGGCCATGGCGGCGTCAAGCTCCCGCTCGCTGATGTGTTGGATCACCTCATCGATCGTGAGGATCAGATCTCGCCCCCGGGACGGCGCGACGTATTGGAGTCCTTTGGGGAACAGCCGGTGCCCGGCGCCATCGCGTTCGTAAATCAGCCAGCCCTTTTCGCCGCGCAATTCGCGGTCGTAGAACCGTTCCAGTCCTTCGAGGCCCTCGTGGTCGGTTCCCGCGAACCCCAACACGTGGCTCAACAACGCCTTGCGGGGATACATCCGGCGGGGCTCCGGCAGTAGGCGAACCCCCTCGGCCCCCAACTCCTCCACCGCGTGGGCCACGGCCGGATCCACGCGGCGCTCGAGCCAGACAAACGCGCGGTCTTCGCGCAGGCGTCGCGCAAGCGGTGTGGCTGGCACCCGCAACACCGCAGCCAACTCACGGGCGATCGACTGGGGATTGTCGATGAGCGGCGGCACCGCGTAGAGCGACGGCACGGTCAAATCCGCGGCCAAGATCCGGCCGTTGCGATCGTAGATGGTGCCGCGTTCCGCTTCGACCGCCACGGCCTTCTCGTGTTGTCGCTCCGCGCGGTGAGCCAGTTCCGGACCGCGGAACACCTGCAGATACACCACGCGGACCGCAAGCGCCGCGTAGACCACCCCGAACACGGCGAACACCCACAGGGCACGCCGACGAGCCAGGCGGTCGGTTTCGTCAGGGCGCGGCATGCGCGTCCGTCGGCAACACCCCCCGACCCACCGCCACGGCGAACAGTTGCTCCGAATCCGGCTCAAGCGGCGGCAGTCGCATCACCACGGTTTCGCGGGGAGGAACATGCGTGAGTCCCATTGCGCCGGCCAATCGTTCGATCCGATCGAGCGACGCCAGGCTTTCGCGTTCGATCAGCAGTTGACGATGCAGACGTTCGAGTTGGGTCTTTTCGGCCTGCAACCGCTCGGTTTCGTAACCCAGCTGAATCGTCCGATGGTGGTGCCACAGCACCACGACGCTGAGCGAGACGACCGCGCCCCAGATCATCCACGCGCGGCGCGGGCCGACGCACCATCCTCCCAATCGTCTCAGCACGCTGCTCCGTACGCTCCCCGGCATCACGACCTTCCCAATAAGTCCCCGACTCCGTCGGCGCTCACGCGGCCTCCGCCATGCACTCGACTGCGCGGAGTTTGGCGCTCCTCGCGCGGGGGTTGGCGAGAGCCTCTTCGGCGCTCGGGGTAATCGGTCGTCGGGTAAGCACCCGGGCCAACCGGCGACGCCCGCACGCGCAAACCGGCAGGTCGGGCGGACACACACACCCTCCTTCCCAGCGCCGGAAGGTCTGTTTAACGATGCGATCTTCCAGCGAATGAAAGGTGATCACCACCAATCGCCCACCGGCGGTCACGCAGCGCCGCGCCGCCTCCAGCGCCGGCTCGAGATCTTCCAGCTCGTGATTCACCGCGATGCGCAGGGCTTGAAAGGTCCGCGTCGCGGGATGAGGATGGGGCGCGCGATACCTCGCGGGGATGGCGTTGACGACGAGGTCGGCCAACTCGCGGGTGTGCGCGATGGGTCGGAGGTTCCGCGCCCGCGAGATGGCCGCGGCGATCCGGCCGGACCACCGTTCTTCGCCGTATCGCCGAATGACGTCGGCCAACACCGGCTCCGGCCACTCGTTGACGATTTCGGCGGCCGTCAGCGGGTTACGGTGATCCATACGCATGTCCAGCGGTCCCTCGCGTTGAAACGAAAAGCCCCGCTCGGGGGTGTCGAGTTGCAGCGACGAGACCCCGAGATCGAACAGCACCCCGTCAACGGCCGTCCAGCCGTCGGCCGTCAGCACCTCCGGAAGCGCGCGAGCGTCGGCCTGGTGCAGACGGACACGATCCGCCGGCAACCGATCGCGGGCGATCGCCAGGGCCTCCGAATCCCGGTCGAGTCCCACCAGCATCCCGTCGGGTGCACACGCCGCGATGATCGCTGCCGCGTGCCCCCCGAGCCCCACCGTGACGTCCGCGATTCTCCGCCCGGGTCCGCACCCCAACCACTGCACCACTTCGCG
The DNA window shown above is from Nitrospirota bacterium and carries:
- a CDS encoding UDP-N-acetylmuramoyl-L-alanyl-D-glutamate--2,6-diaminopimelate ligase; amino-acid sequence: MRAPRRLSELLRGIPGITTPGDTDPEITLVTADSRRVIPGALFAALRGVRQDGHQFLREAVVRGAVAVAGEDGKAIRAVAGPPRLVRLIVPAGAGWFGRVVARAWGDPSHRLGLVGVTGTNGKTTTTHLIRAIYQAAGRSTGLLGTVSYAVGEEIRPAPHTTPDAETLQALLAEMVARSVTDVVMEVSSHALAQDRVAGCAFDVGVFTNLTQDHLDFHGTMDAYAAAKRRLFEALGEDNPKVRPRLAVINRDDPRWNEMARASGAPVWTFGLDSGADVYPASVSSSVDGIRCRVRTPKGQLDLTSPLIGSYNLSNLLAATAVAVGQDVPPKAVREGIAAMIRVPGRFDKVDVGQDFTVVVDYAHTEDALRRVLAVARELCRGRLITVFGCGGDRDPGKRAPMGRVAARASDLVILTSDNPRGEDPLAIIEAIEGGIRDEVSARPPGRPSAFSRQPYLTLPDRREAIERAVQTAEAGDLVVIAGKGHEDYQLIGSRRLSFDDRAVAKDAIERRLAVRAQSA
- the murF gene encoding UDP-N-acetylmuramoyl-tripeptide--D-alanyl-D-alanine ligase encodes the protein MNGSEMFLASELAEVVRGRIVAGRPDARIEAISTDTRRLPRGAVFWALKGERFDGAVFVADALAAGACGAVVADASVPASGVWRGRDVVIIAVADPLRALQDAAAAYRARFVIPLIGVTGSNGKTTTKEMTAAILARRGGVLKTQGNLNNHIGVPLTLLGLSAAHRVAVVELGVNHPGEMTRLCEIARPTVGVITNVGHAHLEGFGGVEEVARAKGELFAALPADGMAVLNADDPRVAGLRKHLRCESLTFGLRTADVHGGIVEEVARSGTRVEIRYAGSAVQCFIPVVGRHNASNAVAAAAVAVALGVDLDTIRSGLESFRPARMRSELVSTPAGVDVFNDAYNANPSSMERALETVGRLRGAGRVWAVLGEMRELGEASEALHREVGRAAARASLDGLVAVGPAARWLADEAIKAGMPARAIAWVETAGEALPVIAAWSRPGDLVLVKGSRRVGLEYVAEGLGVGAPAPAAPSSS
- a CDS encoding penicillin-binding protein 2, with translation MPRPDETDRLARRRALWVFAVFGVVYAALAVRVVYLQVFRGPELAHRAERQHEKAVAVEAERGTIYDRNGRILAADLTVPSLYAVPPLIDNPQSIARELAAVLRVPATPLARRLREDRAFVWLERRVDPAVAHAVEELGAEGVRLLPEPRRMYPRKALLSHVLGFAGTDHEGLEGLERFYDRELRGEKGWLIYERDGAGHRLFPKGLQYVAPSRGRDLILTIDEVIQHISERELDAAMADSGAESGSLIVMDPWDGGILALAVRPTFNPNAVDYSSPAQWRNRAITDAFEPGSTFKLVTAVAALEAGLVRPNEIIDCENGRWVMPGGVLHDHEPLGRVPFTDVITKSSNIGTAKIALRLGDERLARAIAAFGFGRKTGIDLGGEAPGRVPPVARWSKRSAATIAIGQELMATPLQLVAAYAAVANGGRLVRPHLVVRVEGSEGRGVAGPSEDASGPRVMSERTAAVMTRLLEGVVEPGGTGALAAIEGVRVAGKTGTAEQVDPETGRYSFDREVTSFVGFAPSRAPAVVVAVVLENPRGRTWGGTVAGPVFARVTEATLRYLSAPRDAPAPPQHVTRVAWQ
- the mraY gene encoding phospho-N-acetylmuramoyl-pentapeptide-transferase; this encodes MFYHLLYPLHTDFAFLNVFRYITFRTIYAVLTALVISFLLGPAIIRWLQRLHIGQQIREEGPKSHQVKSGTPTMGGLLILIAVVCSTVLWTDLTNRYVWVVLLATVGFGLIGFWDDYLKVVKRHSRGLIPRYKFSLQVLVASVAAAVLAQAPGFSTQIALPFFKTAQLDLGWFYPALVLLVVVGASNAVNLTDGLDGLAIGPVIVAATAYMIVAYAAGHRKIADYLLISYIEGSGELAVFCGAMIGASLGFLWFNTYPATVFMGDVGSLPLGAALGLVAVVSKHELLLLLVGGLFVIEALSVIFQVASFKSRGKRVFLMAPIHHHFELKGWEEPKVVVRFWIIAIILALLSLSTLKLR
- a CDS encoding cell division protein FtsL; the protein is MLRRLGGWCVGPRRAWMIWGAVVSLSVVVLWHHHRTIQLGYETERLQAEKTQLERLHRQLLIERESLASLDRIERLAGAMGLTHVPPRETVVMRLPPLEPDSEQLFAVAVGRGVLPTDAHAAP
- the rsmH gene encoding 16S rRNA (cytosine(1402)-N(4))-methyltransferase RsmH; this encodes MHEPVMVREVVQWLGCGPGRRIADVTVGLGGHAAAIIAACAPDGMLVGLDRDSEALAIARDRLPADRVRLHQADARALPEVLTADGWTAVDGVLFDLGVSSLQLDTPERGFSFQREGPLDMRMDHRNPLTAAEIVNEWPEPVLADVIRRYGEERWSGRIAAAISRARNLRPIAHTRELADLVVNAIPARYRAPHPHPATRTFQALRIAVNHELEDLEPALEAARRCVTAGGRLVVITFHSLEDRIVKQTFRRWEGGCVCPPDLPVCACGRRRLARVLTRRPITPSAEEALANPRARSAKLRAVECMAEAA